A window of Rhizoctonia solani chromosome 5, complete sequence genomic DNA:
GGATCGTCGAATAGCCCATGGCCGTCAAGAGTGGATGCGATTCAGCCTAATTTCGAGTTCGTAGGCCATAGAGAATGGCCATGAGGGCCACCCGCGATTCCCAAAATAGCCAGGATTCTGATTGGAGAAGCTCCCGAGTTTCGCAACATTACAAGACATTATCTTCTCATATTTCCTTACCCCGCTGATATGTGACAATTAAAATACTCTATGCACCCATTGAGACTGCGAATGGACTTTCCTATTCGGAGGCCTTCCCGTCTTGGACGCGCATTGTGGCGGTATTCTGTGGGTATCGTGGCGGTGCTCTGTGGGCATTTGCTATGTGCATTATTTTTTTTATGATTCCGGCCTGATTCGGAACGCCTGTCAAGAGGGGGTGATAGAAATTCTGAAGCAACGTAAGGATGTACGTAGCTACTCCTCCTGCAGCGTGGAACGTCGAGAAGTCTCTACTCTTCTTGTGATACACAATGGGGGGGAGTACGTATATGTATATTTTCCGGGATATTAGCCATAGTCAACTCACCACAACTGCGATCAGTAAGTAGGTGACGACTATGGCATGTGGTACGATACTGGTACCCTTATTCAAATGTAAAGGGAGATGGACACTTTGTTATTGGCCGTATATAGTCAGTGGGGAGAACGACTCATCGCAATCCAGGGGAAGCTGATAGGGGTTGTCACAGCAACTGCGATTATCGATGATTTCATTTCGCTTCTATGATCTGATTAAAGCTTATCGAACTTTTGGCTCAGGGGAAGGCCACGTTTGCGGCCGTAATTATCCCCAGCTACGCCACAGTGGAAGCTCAATGCCACGCGTCGCAGTACCGATCAATGAGACGCTTGTGTCAATGTACGGTCTCTATAGACTTTCCTTAGTCCATGTTTCCGCGATCCCGTTGCCCAGACGAGTATTCGGCTCGGACTCGTTTCAAAGTAGGTTGAGAAGAGGATTCTTGCCGTGAGTTTTGCATCATGTCACTATTTTCTGTGTCTACTTCTGTGATAGGTGTACTTTGACAAGGTCTATCACCACTAATCGCCCAGATATCTGCATTAAAAGTGAAACAATAGTAAAGAACCTGGCCCTAAATTGTACTATATGCAAGATTTATCATGCGCGAACATATTGTTCTTCGAGAGATTCGAGGCTACCACATAGCTAACGACTATTCCGTTGAGATATCTCGGACCACGTGAAATTCAGATCAAAATATATTATGTTATGTTATGAGCGATCCTCGCATCGACCAAAGCACTGGTGAATCTCTCAAAGTAACGTACAATAATCGGGATGATTCAATTTGTTAGTCGCCCCTGGAGTCGCAGTACAGCTCAACCACTGACTTTCGGAGTTCTAAACGCCAAGTGACTGATCTCACTAAGCCCACCCTATCCGAGTATACAGGGATAGTGCTATTGGAGAATCCCCTATCCCTATGCAGCATAGAGAGAATAGTATTCATCACAATGCGATGCGAAACGCTCGCGTTCGGTTTCATCGACACGTTGGTAGAGTGGCAAGAAGTCGAAGGCGATGCCTTTAACCCTCACGTTGAGTGATCAATTCTGAAATTCCGAGCCCTTACCTGGGCTTTTCACCTCAGATGAAAGCATGAGACCCGATCATACACGGAGTAAGTACCTTGACTCATTCCGTATTCAATTATCAGCCAGTTCAGGTCCACTCTACTTTCCTTTGTTTAGTCGGAATGTGCAGAGCAATGCTCGGCGATAGTCTATGATTGAATACGTATATCCCTGTCGTTTATCACATCAGCTTTCTAGAAAGCGTCTCTAGCAGTTGGCCAATGGCCTCGGCCCAGGAATTCCAGACCTCGGGGATGAATAACCCCGATCGACTCGCCCATAGTTTAAGTTTCCACCCCTTCCCGATTTGGTATATCGGTTCCCTGATATACATGCACCAACGTGTCCAACCGTCAAGTGACCCGGAAGAACACATACCGGTGTTCGGACCCCCGACGGACGATGCCGATTAGTTTATCCCCACTTTGCTGCCGGCAGTGTTGTACGACTAAAAGTTGAGATCGACAGACCAATATACTTGTTGTCCGCCCATCGTTTGTCCTTGGGAACCGTCATTCCACTACGTACAACACGTGTACTCGCGAGCTCGAGCTGCTCCTCCCTCATCTCCCAACCTCGGTACTTTGCGCGCTGTTTGACTCTTCCCTTCCCTTCCATACTGTGTTTATTATTCATTTGTAACTTTGTTTGGCTTGCCCGCATACATGTTCAGTCGTTCGGCATCAGAGAGCTTTCTGCGCCCCCCATACTGTGATACGAGCAATCTCGGACTTGACAAAGTAATATAACGCATGCCTGTTACATGGATACCGAGCAGGGTACGTGGGCTGAAGCTTTTCCCTGAGTGGCCTCGACACTTCGTTCCAGAGTGAAGGTGATTGATATTGAGTTGCAGGAGAGTTGGGTCTTCTGGTATATGCGCCTTCTAACCATCAGTGTCAGGTCAGATTCTACCCTTCGTATCACATTAATCTTCCTCCTCATGTCACTTGTGTCTGTATGTATCCTCTGTTAGTCTGTTTCAATGACCCTCCTCTGCCGTGACATAGACCATAGGTAGGGAATACCAGGTTCTTGGGCTCTACTGCGACCCGAGTCACAATTTGTATGATAGTTACCTATGCAAGTGTTTCAGAACGATCATTCTGTCTGTGGTTGTGGGACACGAACCGGGCCTTTGAACCATGATCTCAACCTTTATTGGCTCATCTTTGCTCGGGTAATAAGATagccaaaaaaggaaactgtcgtTCCCTCTGGAACTGTACAGTTGCTCGATATAATTCAGCTACCGTGCGGGGTATAGCGTAATTATCGGAGGCGTGTATAGAATTCCATTCATTTGTATATATAAATTAACGTTTCATCTGGCCAAGAGTATTACGACAGCAGTTTTTCCAGAGTGAACGACAGTTGATGGGCGGCGCAGTCGGAGCTACGGTTTGATCTACTGTGCGACTGCGTGCTGATCGGAAAGGCAACGGTATGTGGGTAAGAGTCCGTAGTTGCACGGCGGGTTTGCACAATGTGAGACTACTCGTACTACTGCGCGCCTAGCGCGGAAGATTACACGATTGCACGATTTCTCCTCCACACGACGTGGTTGTAATTTTGGGTGGAGCGAGGAACCGAGCTCCCCCTTGTCCTATCTGTTCGAATTTGAATTGATTGGAAGGCCAGTGACGTTCGGGGGAGCGAGCGCAATATACACTTGCATACACCCCAGgtgggagggggaggggttgATTACAGGGGAAAAAAAGATGCCAGCGAAATACCCGGCAATACCCCATACAAGTTAAAATGGTATTTGACCTGGATGCTAAGCGAGAGCGTCGGATAAGCCTAATTGAGATCATCCAGCCCCAGCCAAAGTCGAGCAATGGGGAGTTTTGTATACGGGGCGATGCCGAGAGTACTGAAATGCACGTATGCAGACTGAATGCACGGAGGATGGGGAATGACCGCATGGAGTGAAGAGGAGGATGATGAGGGGCGGCTGCGAGGCGCAGTTATCAGGGTCTATCAGTGTGCCTGTCCGATGACCGCTCGGGTAGCTCAGTCAGCAAGCTAAAAAAAGTACGGGAGTCGGGCCGACCGTTCCAGTCCCAACGGTGCTAATGACGATAGACAAGCGCATGGATGGATCGACGGTAATGAATTCAGTGCCTCCGAGAGCAATAGGCGTATGTTCGAGGCaaggctaggggggcagtgcGCCGGCGGCTGTGCGGTGAAACCGGGACGAGTCATATCGGATGGGCGCCAAAACCGCGGACTGGTCGATATGAGAAGATACGTGAGAGCGTGGGCTGGTGTTTATAAGACAGCAGCTCGGGGATGGGAGAATGTCAAACCCCCCGCCTCGCGCCCGCCACTTGGCCACACACAGCTGCACACGGGCACTGCACTAGCGCCCATCCGTTAAAAGAAAGGTAGGAGAGAGTTGGATCAGACGACGACATGTCCCCACTGACGCGTTATGTGGCTATTGCTCCAGCGCCCCCCCGCAGGCCAGACATAGTGTCTGCACCCCACCACTCCTCTGAGCAACACTCCCAGGCCGCCATTTCACATTTCCGGAACAACACTACATCTGAGACACGCCACCATGTCGACCCAGATCTAAGTGTCCTGTACGCCCAGCCCAGCACTGACTACCCGGTGCCCCTCTTCGACCAACATGTCTACCCAGCACAGCCACAGCGCTCTCCCTCTACCCCTCACCACCATGCGATAGCCGCACACTCGTCTCGTCTTCGGACATCTACTCAATATGGTATAAATATCCCCACACAACTGCCTCCCGCTCCCCGCACTACCTCCCGCCACACTCCCCGCTCTCCCGACAAGCACACTTTTGCCGTTCCCCGTGTGCCTCTCGCCAAGACATCGCCACCGACTGATAGCTCGAGTGCAAATCCAACCGATCTCTTGGACAATTATATTAAAATGCTCAGCCACACCCCGAATAACGCCGACGCCGTTGCGCCGGTGTCCCCAGCCATGACACAAGACCTAACCAACCTCTTTGAGATACTGCAGGGTGGTACGTCTCTCATCTCCATCTTGTCTCAGATAGACTGTAACACAGCCACCGCAGCATCTGTTACTGCCTCGCACCCGGGCAACCCCACGCCCCACTCGACTCCGTTTGATACCGACTATCGAACGCTCGAGGAGCTCATCACCTCGCCTGAATTCACTTCCCCCTTGTTTGAGGATACCCCCAACCTCTCCGATGCCTCGCCTTTCACTCCCTCGAGCTCGTCGACCCGCCACCAGACCTCGCCGGCTCTCTTTGATTACGCCGACTCTTCTTCGGGGTCCATCCCTCTCTTTGGCCCGAGCCCCATCGTCATCAACTCGAACCAGGGGTTGAGCACTCCCAATCTCGACTCTCTCAATCTGCACTCGGCCCATCTCGGGTTCGAGAGTCTCAACGACCTCCTTCCGATCAACAATGAGTCTCCCATCAGTCCTTCGGTTGACACAAGCGACTTGTTCTCTCCGAACACTTCGCCTCTGTTCTCAGACTCTTCGTCTGTACGTCCCGAGGGCGTTCGCTCCGTCTCGGATCCGGTCAAAAAGTCCCAGCCAACCGGGCACAGGAAGAATCTGACCCCGGAGCAGCTCCTTAGCGTCGAAGCCCCTACTCAGCAGCGCAACTACTATGGCCCCTCGGCGACCTCGCGCAAACCGGTCCCTGCTGGCTTTGAAGAGCGCCGTGCCAAGATTGTCGCCAAGCGCCGACGTGGACTGGGTACCGAGGGCGAGGAGTTGTCCGAAGATGCCATTCTAAACGCTGCGGTCGAGGATAAGCGACGGGCAAACACAGTCGCTGCTCGACGAAGCCGTCAGCGCAAATTGGAGTACGTCAAGACCCTCGAGATCCAGTTGGCCGAAAAGGATCACGAGATTGCATTGTGGAAGGAGCGGGCGATTGCGGCAGAGGGCATGGTCCGAAGACTCGAGGGGAAAGAGTGAATTTTGTCAAGTGAATCTCGGTGTCTGTCTGCATCTCAAAAGTTGTTTATTCTCGGTCTTGTTTTGTCTGGTCTTGTCTCTCGTTCTGATCCCCTCGTTCCCGTCTGCTCCACTGGTTCTGATGATCATTCACGACCCTCAACTGTTGTCGTGCCCCCAAGTGCTATTATAGTTTTGTTCTCCCATAGTGTGTTTTGCTCGCTCGGTCAACCCGGGTTTGAGTTTCTCTACGATGTATGTGTTTGGATTGGTCTTGAATACGACTTGAATTTCTTGCCTATATTTGTCTGCGTCGTGACTATTTTTGGTATAAAGCCATATATCGACGAGGCAGCTGAGAATCCGGGACCCACAAGACGGGTGCGTGAAGTGATCGCCGCGAAAATCAGGGAAATGATAATTAATGCAAACACTGTCAACAAACGGCGCATCAATTTGATCAGCGAGTCGGGCGATGTTTAATTGAACCCGATAGCAGGGCGGAATTATTTTTGGGTCCGTTCTGGGTAGCGGTGTGGATCAATTGATTCATAGCTTGACCGCGGGTGTGACAAATAAGCATAATCATTCAACCAGGCTAAGCATACAGTGAGGCAAAACCATGAGAGCCATCAGATAGATACTTTAGTGCATGTAGTCACCGATGCACATTAATACACGTGGCGATAAATAATATACGGGCGGCGTGCGCTCGTCATGGATAGCATGATTCAAATAAATACGTTCGCGGCATGTTCGTCTGCACCAATCCAGTAAAACTAAGGGTTTCATACTTGCCGGCGGATTCCCTATACCGAGCATGTTTTCCTCTGGCAAACAAACTTGGTAAAGTGAACGCGGGCCTGCAAAAGGTATTTGCGTTGAGTTCATCAGACAGCAGGATTTTGAATGATAACATACCTTCTAGTCAAAACTCGCCGACTGAAACGCTCTACACCCCCTCTTCGTTACCTTGCTCCAGTTGAAGCGGTCCGAAGAGCGATCGAATCAGCGGCGGGTTCATCGGCAAGGGAGGGGGGGCAGGTTCGGGAGCGTGCATAGCTAGCAGGACGACTGGTGTGCCAGGAACCACCGAATTATCTGGTGCAGGTTCGACATTGGGCTGTTGTATCGCTTCTGGCGTAGGCTCTTCGACCATTAGCGCGCCCGGATTCACACTGGAAGTCGGAGCAGAGAGTATGGTAGGCATTTTCGTGGATTTATAGTGAGCTGGATGTACCGTATCTTGATCGACACGGACGGACTTACGCTAAGATTCGAGCGAGATGCTTCGAACGAGCTTGGACGACGTTCGGCTGGCTCCGACCCATGAAAGATGTTGATAAAAGCGTAAGATCTAACGAGCGAGCTTGGTTTTAGTTGTGGTGAGGTCAGACCTCAAGATAGTATTGGAAGATTAAGATACACTTCTGATGGTTCATTTTATAGCGGAGAGCAGGCCAACCCCTAGCTAGTTGCGGAGGGGTGAGTTGGTCACCACGTTCTTTCGGAATGTTCTTCTGTCCTTTTTTGGACCTTAAAAACCGAAAATCGAAGAGCGTTCACTGAGTCTTTCGCCCCAGAATCAGGGTACTAATCCGGAGCCTGCGATTCGAAGCATCCACGCATCGTTTTGAGCACATAACGAGCCCGCACTCCACAGATGAGTTAATGGGACTGTCGGGAAGCTCCAGCAGCGGCCACCAGTCACGTGCGGTCCTCTTCGAAGTGACATATACAATATACACCAGTCACGTGCTGGCCACCAAGGCGTAGGCTCCGCGAGAAACCGGTTTGTGGGTTTGAAACCGAAATCACGCGTCGTTTGAAACCAGAAATCCTAGCATCATCGACCACGTGcgattacaaatacatgatatATATACCACATTAAAATACTATAGTATCGACACTCACATGTTGACGCTTGCGAGTGGGTTCGGGAGAAGGGGAATCAATCCGGGGGGGACACTTTCTGTGTAGTATTCTGGTGATCATAAAATGCTTCAAACAGTGCCTTCGAAGCAAGGAACACACCTTCCTCACGCTCGACCTCAAAGTAGTTTCGACTACCATTTGAGACCGGTGTATCAGTATGACCTAAATCGACCCTTTAGGGACGTGTACTATAGTACGGTAGAAGAGTCCGCGCCGCTGGGACAAGATCAGCAAAGGGGACCGGTGGTCGCACTGAGCGAGGTACCTATACACCATAATTAGCGCCCAAGAGTAACAATGATAAGTGAATCGGAAACTTACTAAAGCTACAAGAGCTTCTTCGAGTCTATAATGCTAGCGAATTGTTACCATGTCAATCAGCGTTGATACCTTTTGAGAAGCTTGATCGGGTGAGTTCAGTTTGTTATCGTCGACATAGTTTTCTCTTCTGCCATCGAGTTGGGAACGATGCTTGCGAATAGATGCCCGACAGTAGTAGGAAGGTCCGTAGAACGTACCGAAAGAAGGTTTTCCCGAATCAAGCTTGATACAACTAGTACGAAGAGGCTCGTGGGTAACGGGTGCAAAAAGCGCTAGAAAGCGGGCCTATTTTTAGTTGGAAGTTTGTCGCCCAATTCAACTGTTTACTTTCTCATGTTTTTAGACAAAGATATCCATGAATAACAATATTTGTCATAAGTTCAGCGCTAAGTGTTACTTCTCTTGGGTAAGCATTTACGCTGTGCAGTCTCTTTATGAGCAAGGCTCAGTGCCGCCCAGTTATACAAGCTGTCCAAAAAAAATGATTTCACGGGTCATAGTTAGTTCTGCTACGATGCTTTCAATCGGACGCACCTACCCAAGAAACACTGAAGTTAAAACCTGATTGGGGCAACATAAGTCGGTACTTCCAGAGTTGTGAGAAATGGCTGAGATTGAATTTGGCAAGCATCCTTATTTGCCTATTTCACCATTCAAGTGAGTATTTGGCATGTATGCACCTAGATTCATATACAAGATATCTTATGGCTGTTACATCCTCTTGAATTTTGTGCAGCTGTTAAGGCTGGTGGTCATTGAAGAAAGAAGCTGTAGCTGCCATGCCGTACCAAAGTACCAGGCATTGTGTGCAATAGGAAATTCAATTTAAATTGTTGTTGTGTCACGACGCTAGTTGACGAAACCGTTAGTCACATTTTCAATGACCTTCACGGCATTTCAACGTCAGATTGTACTTTAAATGCGCAACCTCCGCTACCGTTCATTCATTCAGATACCTCCCATTCACTCTTTAGACACGTATCCTTCACTGCTTCAACAGTTCAAACGCTTCAATGTCCCAAGTACTTCTCTACATTCTTGCTATGTAAGATTTTTGATAAGATAGACATGCCTGAAGAAGCTGACGCTATTGGCTGATACAATATAGAATTTTTCCGCCGGTTCCGGTCTTCATTAGTAAGCTCCCGCCTCAGCGAAATAAGACTACCAGCTAACGCTAGAGCTGTTTCTGTGTGGTCAGAGCGTGGCTGCTCAAGTGATGTGATGATCAATATGCTACTTTGTGTACTTGCGTGGTTTCCAGGCGTTATTCATTCATGGTTAGCATATTTACTTCATATTAATGGTTGAGATTAACTAAAATATTGTAGCTACATCATTTCCAAAAAAGAAGTACAATCCCCGGCGAATCCCTGAGATACCACACTCCTTGAGGCCCATATAATGTAACTGTCTGAGTACCTTATGTAGACGCATACAAAGGCTTTGTCAATCTATCACTCCTTTTATTTATAATACATTATGTCCCTGGAGTGCTTATATCCAATCAAGCGGAGATGACCCACAccggaccccaaaagtgtgGGTTTTCCAGACATAAGACTCGTACATTATAAGAGAAGTGATGGAAAAATCCGACCAGTAACTAGTATTTGCACTCGGATCTCAGTTCATCCCATGTGCCGTTGAGGTGCAGAATCTGCATTTTTGCGTGCGGATGGTTGGCAAATCCTGTCGTTATAAAGACTCCCTGTACTTTTGTAGTTCACAGTGACCTTGTTACGTACGCAGTACGGTATGGTATTTATATGTATTCACAATCGATCAGAATAGTAGGAATAGCCGGTTTCAAGCCTATGAGCCTTGTTCCAACCTATCCTCTACAGAACGGGGGTCCAGGATTTTGCGCTCGCCAAGTCAAGAAATCTGAACGAGCGCATACACGCCAGGAGAGTCTGGATAACCTAGCTTTATTATAGACATAGATAGACTGTATCGACACGTCTTTGCTCATCCGAATCCATGCAGTCAAATGAGTAGTTCACAGGTACTTACAGACTCAGGAAAGTATGCATGCCAAACCCACAAGATTAATTTCAGTTCGAACCAAAGAAACAACTTGATTAACCGCCAGAATGCGAAGCATAGGTTAGGCTTATAAGTTGTACCTTTAGCTCCGCGATACGGCAAACATGAAGCCAAAGCAGCAGCGGTTAGCTATTTACCTCTAAACATGGGAGTTATCATGTATTAATTAATCTTATAGATATTTATGAAAATCGGTGTGCTATTTCGGTTTAAGCGAAGGAACGTCCCATAGAGATATGATGTCATTCAGAGACTTTGTGATCAACTTATGGGGCACTGAGGCAAACTCGGATGTTGTATTGTAGTAATCAGTTGAGTATATTGGTGTATATTAGGTGGAATTTCCGGACTCCTGAAGCTCGAAAAACAAGACTATCAAACATCTGTTCAAGCAACCGTTACACCGACTACGAACTACTCATAGGTGTGCACCTAGTAGGCACCCGCAAATAATTACGCCCTTTTCACGGTCACATTGAACAACGTGAACTCTTCCAGGAGCGGGCACGATTTTTCCCAGAGCCCGAATTGGAGTTCTGGGTGGTTTGGATGTCCTCCAATCAGACCTTCGAGTCGGAACTTGCTAAGGTTACAAAACTTCGTCAAGTAGGACCGTATATCTGCCAGTGTCTTCAGAGTTGTGGGGTCAAACTAGGGGGTATCAATAAAGTTAATAGTACGAAAATGCTGGGCTGGATTGCCGACCTACATTTACCCAAAGTTGTGCGAGGGTATTACGGTCTCCATTGTCACTGACGGCAATATGAATTACAAGTTCTTTCAGTTCCTCCGGATTGTGACCAAGTTTTTCAATCAATTCCAACACCTGAGTTCCCCATGGCCCCCATGACAGCTTGATTTGATCCCGGAAGTAAGTCAGTGGTGCTGTCGAGCGCGGGATAGCGTTGTACATCCCATAGGAGCGATCCCAACTACGGTCCACTGATATTTGAGACACGGGGCGACTGGGAACCAGATTCATGACCGTAGTGGCTACCGCATCGATCTGCTTCAGGTTAGGGAGAACATGTGGTTCAAGCACAGGAAGAACACCCGGCGTCCTGCCCAGACCGGCATGTGGTTTAAGACAGATAGACTCAATTCGATTCTGTGATTCCAGAAATTTGATAAATCCTTTGCTTTTGATTGAATTTGCAGAAAACCGGCGGAGGAGGAATGGATATTCGGGTTGGTTAAATAGATATGTCATCGAGTAATGGTCAACATTCAAGACCAGGTTGACAAGTTGGGGGAGTTTCATCAGTAGTTGTTTAGTATCTTCCTCTGGTTTAGCATCGGGATAAAATACGTCAATAGTCAAGGTCAGAAGCTCGAGTGTTCTGACATAACCGTGGAATGCTGGTCGCTGAACAAGGGCCCAATGAAAAGCCCGCACTTGTCGTCGCTTTTTCAGCGTAACTTTCTCGTATAGAAATGGGGTTGCAATGCGATTATAACGCCTGTTGAGTAAGGCTAGGGTTGCAGCTACAGGTTTATTACTATAGCTAATTACCACTCCGACTAGTTCGTTCGGAAGGTTGAacatgatgaatggaaaGATGGACCACCAAAGGGAATTAGACTAAATGCTCTATATGAACGATTTAGATATATACGAAGGCCAATGCCCATTTACCTGAAGGTCTAGATCATCAAGGCTCCACACAACACGTGTGATTGATGCGTGCACCCAATGTCTATGAATACTCTACAACGAATTTTTTCGTTTCCATCACCGCATGCACGCCGCGCTTCATAACTCACGTTTTTTCAAGACTCGCGAAAGAGGCGACTCAAAATCCTACTGTTCACTCGTTCCTTTCATCCTCGCTAGCACCGATTCTCATCCGTTGCCCCCTTTCGACGCTTGAAAGCTACTAGCGCTGACTTGAAATAGGAACAGGTTCCGTAAAAAACAAGATCGTCGATTACTAACGATCCTTAACTTACCATCTAAGGGTACAGGTCTAGACTCAAGCCTCATTAGAAGCTTTACACGCTCCTAAAGTAAGTTGCTTGCAGGAGATTGATGTGATGAGTACGACACTAACAACTTGAATAAGCGTATATATGCTATATATATGTTAGATACACAGCTCGCTAGCGCCGGCACGTTGTCGTGTGGTCCTCGACGGAGCCGGGGCCCACCCCTGCCCGATGGCCGATAGGGGATTCGTATATATTCATGTATCGGCGATTCTGCTCCTGCAAGCCCACCTCCCACAGCACTGAGACATTCCAGTGCAGGTGTCGGGGATCTGATAATATATCGATAAATCAATTTCAAGGGAGATTAGTGCGTATGATCATGATCAAGCTGTATATCCTCAATAGCGTGCAATATTTCGTACCGTAATTATAATAACAGCGGAGAGAACTTGCCTCTTGCTATCAATCCCTTCTATATCTGGTCTCAACAAGACGCCAGGATGGGTAAGCAATAGTTGGTGGTGTGAATTATATTTCAAACTTCCGGCTCGGATATGGCCCGGATCCCGACCAGACCTCTCAATCAAACCTTCCTCGAGCGCACTATACATATTTAAGAGAGCGTCCTTCTCCACATTTCTCTCTTGATCTGTCTTACTCACTAATGGCTCCCCTTGCGCAAGCGCTCTCCCCTCAGCTCGTTGAATCAAGCACGTCGGGTTTACCGAAGCACGTGTACCGAGGGACCGTTGACCCTGGATGGGTCGTAGGATCGTAGGTCCCATACAATTCATCTATCTTATTAATTAGAGCCTCACTACTGCTCTAGTGTTCCACATGGAGGATACGTTCTTGGCCTGCTTATCATGGCCAGTATGAAAAGTCAACAACAAACAAAGCATAAAGACCCAATCCACGTTACGGCGCATTTCATGCAACCCACAGCGCGGGAAGAATACACCATTCAAGTCCAGGTCATTCGTACTGGTTCACGATTCTCGAATCTGACCGCGAACCTCATTCAAAACGTTTGTCCTACACATTTACTGTTATCCGTGGCTTGACGATGTATCTTGTATACGCAGGGCGAAACCAAAGTACTCACGCACATCATATTCGGCACGCTCATAGAGTTTGACGAACCCGAACCTGCAGTCTCGATCTCAGAATACGAGCACATCCCTCCGACCCATCCTCTCTTCAGACCCATCCCCTTCTCGACTCATCCACGCAACTCGGCCCCCTCCAAAATGCACTTTAAATACGGCAAATTTAGAAACGAAGTCAGAAGCGCCCATGATTCAACGATCATGGCCCGGAACCGTGTCAAACTAGAGGCTGAGCCTGGCACGCACGACGGAGGACTCGAGTCGGGCGCTTGGTGGGAGTTGGCAGGAGAGAACGAAGAATTGCATTTGAGCATGATTCCGTTCTTTGCGGACATATTTGACAATACGCCTTCGATCTTGTCGCAGGTTCATGGGAAAGAGATACCAGCTATGTAAGTTTTGGTATGTGTGGTGAGTATGAGTATGCGAGGGGACTCAATTCGGGGTTTGCTAGGTGGTATCCGACCATGGTCATGACGATTGAGTTCAAGCGAAAACTACCCCGACGAGGGATGCCTGGATATTCGAGTAGGACATTGGGTGTATATTCAAAAGGATCATTTTTGGAACACGGGCGCCACGACATGTATGGCGAGATCTGGAGCGCGCCTAGCTGTATCGGCCAATCAGA
This region includes:
- a CDS encoding bZIP transcription factor, with product MSPLTRYVAIAPAPPRRPDIVSAPHHSSEQHSQAAISHFRNNTTSETRHHVDPDLSVLYAQPSTDYPVPLFDQHVYPAQPQRSPSTPHHHAIAAHSSRLRTSTQYGINIPTQLPPAPRTTSRHTPRSPDKHTFAVPRVPLAKTSPPTDSSSANPTDLLDNYIKMLSHTPNNADAVAPVSPAMTQDLTNLFEILQGGTSLISILSQIDCNTATAASVTASHPGNPTPHSTPFDTDYRTLEELITSPEFTSPLFEDTPNLSDASPFTPSSSSTRHQTSPALFDYADSSSGSIPLFGPSPIVINSNQGLSTPNLDSLNLHSAHLGFESLNDLLPINNESPISPSVDTSDLFSPNTSPLFSDSSSVRPEGVRSVSDPVKKSQPTGHRKNLTPEQLLSVEAPTQQRNYYGPSATSRKPVPAGFEERRAKIVAKRRRGLGTEGEELSEDAILNAAVEDKRRANTVAARRSRQRKLEYVKTLEIQLAEKDHEIALWKERAIAAEGMVRRLEGKE
- a CDS encoding thioesterase family protein produces the protein MAPLAQALSPQLVESSTSGLPKHVYRGTVDPGWVVGSVPHGGYVLGLLIMASMKSQQQTKHKDPIHVTAHFMQPTAREEYTIQVQVIRTGSRFSNLTANLIQNGETKVLTHIIFGTLIEFDEPEPAVSISEYEHIPPTHPLFRPIPFSTHPRNSAPSKMHFKYGKFRNEVRSAHDSTIMARNRVKLEAEPGTHDGGLESGAWWELAGENEELHLSMIPFFADIFDNTPSILSQVHGKEIPAMWYPTMVMTIEFKRKLPRRGMPGYSSRTLGVYSKGSFLEHGRHDMYGEIWSAPSCIGQSDGRDPTDGSWKKDMRCVAITGQMALSVSIAINESKGDKASKAKL